One stretch of Ipomoea triloba cultivar NCNSP0323 chromosome 8, ASM357664v1 DNA includes these proteins:
- the LOC116026791 gene encoding protein SPEAR1: MSYFRESNHQERTSSSSSAGSGSSRKSKKSGGSDKPKQPQRGLGVAQLEKIRLHSQMGCTFLPDSLHHNPFDNNLSQEDMRLQTGYSPSPSFSYSSSSYGFPGHQGIMMSMSEMERANMRYGDSQASSNPSWHPGTVYEPQQYAQPNMTRHFLSQQLEDPTGRRGTRDRSGSTGSGDQTSDSKGNQELDLELRLSL; the protein is encoded by the exons ATGAGTTACTTTAGGGAGTCAAACCATCAGGAAAGAACATCATCGTCTTCCTCGGCGGGGTCGGGGTCGTCCAGGAAGAGCAAGAAGAGCGGTGGTTCAGACAAACCTAAACAGCCGCAAAGAGGGCTTGGGGTTGCTCAGTTAGAGAAGATTAGATTGCACTCCCAAATGGGTTGCACTTTTCTTCCTGATTCTCTTCACCATAATCCTTTCGACAACAACCTTTCCCAG GAGGATATGAGATTGCAGACGGGTTACTCTCCATCTCCATCATTCTCGTACTCCTCGTCGTCTTACGGTTTTCCAGGCCACCAAGGCATCATG ATGAGTATGAGCGAGATGGAAAGAGCGAATATGAGATATGGAGATTCTCAGGCCAGCTCTAATCCAAG TTGGCATCCTGGTACAGTCTATGAGCCCCAACAATATGCACAACCCAACATGACTAGACATTTCCTCAGCCAACAACTAGAG GACCCGACGGGCAGGAGGGGGACGAGAGACCGGAGCGGTTCAACCGGCTCGGGTGACCAGACCTCTGATTCCAAGGGCAATCAAGAACTGGATTTGGAGCTGAGACTGTCACTCTGA